Genomic segment of Polycladomyces abyssicola:
CTCATCATAGAAGAATCGCGCATCAGCCAAACGAGCACGCAACACCTTTTCATTCCCTTTGGCCACCACATCGTGCGAGGTTTCGTCTCCGTTTCGCACAGTGACAAAATGCGGCAACAAGCGGCCGTCCGCTGATTCCACCGGGAAGTAACGCTGATGTTCCCGCATCGTGGTGATCAGCACGGCACGCGGTAACACCAGAAAATCTTCATCGAACGAACCGGCAAGTGCCGTCGGGTACTCCACCAAATGCGTCACTTCATCCAACAGATCTTCCGCTACCGGAATGCGCCATCCGCGTTCCGCTTCCATCCGCCGCAACTGATCCAAAATCATCTTCCGCCGCTCATCGACGTCGGCAATCACCCATTGCTTGCGAAGGGCTTCCACATATTGGCCCGGATGAGACAACGTCACTTCTTCCCCCAGGAACCGATGACCCCACGTCCGGTTGGCAGCCGTCACACCGGCCCAAGAAAACGGAACGACCTCTTCGCCAAAAAGACACACCAGCCAACGAACCGGGCGAATAAAGCGGGTTCGCTCCGTTCCCCAGCGCATCGTCTTGGGGAAATGAAGCGAGGAGAGTACCGACGGCAGACCTTCTGCCAACAGTTTCACCGTCGGTTGTCCTTCCACCCGTTTGCGGACAAACACATAGGTTTCTCCTTTGAACTCATCAAACACCAACGCATCGACCGGGACGCCCTGTTTCCGGGCGAACCCTTCCGCCGCTTTGCTCCAGCTGCCGTCAGGCGTAAGGGCGATGTGTTTGGCCGGACCACGTACCTCCTCATCGATGTCCGCCTGCCGTTCGGCCACATCGCGGACCAAAACTGCGATCCGGCGTGGTGTTGCGTATGTAACCGCCTCTTTTGCCGCGATGCGTTGTTCGTTCAACCAATTTTGTATCCGATCGGCCAATTGATGACGCAGGTTATCGATCAATCGGGCGGGAATTTCCTCGCAGCCGATTTCCAGCAACAAATCACGCTTCGTCACGCTGATTCCCTCCTTTTTTCAGCAAGGGATACCCCAGTTCCTCCCGGGCCTGAACATAGGCACGGGCACATTGTCGGGCCATGTTGCGCACACGGGCCAAATAGCCGGTCCGTTCGGTCACACTGATCGCGCCGCGCGCTTCCAACAGGTTAAACGTATGGGAACATTTGAGCACATAATCGTAGGCGGCATGTACCAACTTTGCTTCCAGCGCCCGTTTCGCCTCATTTTCGTATGCGTCGAACAACCGGAACAGGAGATCCGCATCCGAGATTTCAAACGAGTATTTGGAATGCTCATATTCCGGCTGGTGGAATACGTCGCCGTAGGTGACACCATTCACCCACTCCAGATCAAAGACGCTCTCCTTCTCCTGAATGTAGGAAGCCAACCGCTCGAGACCATATGTCAACTCGACCGAAACCGGGTCGACATCCAGTCCCCCCACCTGTTGGAAGTAGGTGAATTGGGTAATCTCCATCCCGTCGAGCCATACTTCCCAACCGAGGCCAGCCGCCCCCATCGCAGGGTTTTCCCAGTTGTCCTCAACGAATCGGATGTCGTGATGCCGCGGGTCGATACCCAGCGCACGCAAGCTGTCCAAGTAGATTTCCTGGATATTGTCCGGTGACGGTTTCATAATTACCTGAAACTGGTGATGCTGGTACAGACGGTTCGGGTTTTCCCCGTAGCGGCCGTCAGCCGGTCGGCGGGAAGGTTCCACATAAGCCACGTTCCAAGGTTCCGGCCCCAGCGCACGCAAAAATGTCATCGGGTTCATCGTCCCGGCTCCTTTTTCCACATCGTACGGTTGGACCAGAACACAGCCTTGTTCGGCCCAAAACGACTGCAATCGCAAAATCATTTCCTGAAAGTTCATCATTCCACCTCCATCGTCATCATGGCATGGCCCTTTCCCCGACTCGTTCCTCACGTGGTGAAGTCACTCATCGTGGAAAGAAAGCCCTCGATTCCCCATTTGCCAGACACACCTTGTATTGCGAAGAACGACAAAAACCCCCCTGTCCCCTTTCACATAGGGACGGGAGGTTTCCCGCGGTTCCACCCTATTTGACCGACCGCATCTTCCGGTCGATCCCCTCTTTTGCACTCGTGCTCGAGACTGCCCTTCACCGGGTTCCGTGGCCGGGCTTCCACCCTCCCCGGCTCGCTCACACACGAAAGATCCGGCTACTCCTTTCTCTCATCGCACTGCCGTTGTTCAATTTTGGAGATAGACTATTTATACCAAAGAAAAAAGGACCTTGTCAATCTCGGCCCCATCCGCTTCGCAGCTGATCCAGAAATGCGCGCGACCGCAAACGAACGGGAACGTATTCGTCGATGAACGCACGCAATGCGTTGTCCAATTGTCGCTTGGTCTCTTCCTTGACCCGCACTTCCCCCAACCGGTCCGGCACGGCTCGTTGCAACAGCTTCAAAATGCGGGCAGACGCTTCGGACAACGGCAATGAGGCGGGGTCATGCGTCGCACAATCCAAACAAAGAAACCCCCCGTGCCGTACGCTGAACCGAACAGGGAGTTCCTCCCGTTTGCATCGAATGCATCCGTTCAAATAGGGACGGTAACCTGCAGTCTCCAATACCTTCAGTTCAAAGATATGACGGAGTATGTCCGCATCGGTTTCCGTTTCCAACAACGACAAGGTGGACGTCCACAATGAAAACAAATGCGGGTACGGTTCTTTTTCTTCCGTCAGACGGTCCAGCAGTTCGGACAGATAAGCGGCGATCGCCGTTTTTTCCAGATCGGAGCGAAGCAAATGATGAGCATGAATGAGATCCGCTTGCGACAAGGTGGGCAACCCGCTTCCTCCCGAAAACCATACATATTCGCCATGGGTAAAAGGTTGGGTTACCGCGCTGAAACGGCTTTTTGGCTTTTTGGCGCCGCGGGCCATAACCGATATCTTTCCCTGTTCCCGTGTAAATAGCCAGACGAGCTTGTGACTTTCCCCGTAATCGCGGGTGCGGATCACCACGCCTTCCGTTTTGATCAGCATACGCCGCGTCCTTCCTTAGGTTTCTTCTCCCTCATCCTGGCCATCCGGCATCTCGTTGGCGGAATCGTTCGCTAACGCCTCAGCATCCTTGTACAACAAGTATGCATCGACACTGCCAGTTACGGCAAAACAGTTCCAAAAGAAATGGCGCAACCAGCATCATCCTTTCCGCTTTGTTTGTCATCTGTTAGGATGACCGGGAACGGAAGGAGTATGTGCGAATTGCGGTATATCCACAAAAAAACTTTTTCTTCCAGTTCAATCCTCTTCCCGATAGCCGAACTGCCGCAGGAGAAACTCTTCGTTGCGCCAGTCCTTTTTCACTTTCACCCATAAATCGAGGAAAACTTTGCTGCCGAAGAGACGCTCGATCTCCTCACGTGCCAGTCTGCCCACTTCTTTGAGCATGCTGCCCCGTTTGCCAATCAGGATGCCCTTTTGTGAATCCCGCTCGGTGTAGATGGTGGCACGCACGTAGACTGCTCCGTTTTCGCGCTGTTTCATCTCTTCCACGATCACCGCGACAGAATGCGGAACCTCCTCACGCGTGAGAAACAGTACCTTTTCCCGAATCAGTTCACCGACGATAAACCGCTCCGGGTGGTCCGTCACCTGGTCGGCCGGATAGTAGGCCGGCCCTTCCGGCAACCGTTCGAAAATCAATCGTACCAGTGTGGATGTGTTGTTCCCCTGCAACGCCGAAATGGGGACAAACTCCGCGAAGTCGTGCAGTTGCCGGTACTGGTCGATCAGCGGCAACAGATCATCGGGATGAACTTGGTCGATTTTGTTAATCACCAGAAAGACTGGTGTTTTGATCCCCTTCAAGTGTTCGGTGATGTAACGATCACCCGGCCCCAGTCCTTCGCTCGCATCAACCAGAAACAGCACCAGATCCACTTCATCCAACGCATTTTGCGCCGTTTTCACCAAGTATTCACCCAGTTTGGATTTGGGTTTATGGATACCGGGCGTATCCAGGAAAATGATTTGTCCGCGTTCGTCGGTATATACGCCGCGAATCTGGTTCCGTGTCGTCTGCGGTTTGTCCGACATAATCGCTACTTTTTGGCCGATGATATGGTTCATCAGCGTTGATTTGCCCACGTTGGGGCGGCCGATCAACGCCACAAAACCCGATTTATACCCTTCATTCATTGTTTAAATCCCCCTTTCCGAACGCGCCGGGCAACAAAGCCCCCACGGTTGTTTCCGTTACATCTCCTTTGATATTGGCCAACCACACCTTCATGTCCGAAGGGCACAGTTCGAACAGTACCTGACGGCAGGCACCACAGGGGGAAACCGGTCCCTCCGTATCCGCCACCACGGCGATTCCGGTAAATCGGCGGGCGCCTTCGGACACCGCTTTGAACAGCGCCGTCCGTTCTGCGCAATTGGTAAGGCCGTACGAAGCGTTTTCCACGTTGCACCCTGTAAATATCGTTCCCTCGTCCGTTAGCAAAGCGGCTCCTACCCGGAACCGCGAATAAGGAACGTAGGCATGCTCACGTGCTTGTTTCGCTGCTTCGATCAATCGCTCCATGTCCAATCTCCTTTGCCTTCCCACCATTATGCTACAGCATATTTTTGACCACCGTTTGTAACCCGAATCATCTCCAGGTTACCCAGGATTGCTGACAAAGTTACGCGAACAGCTACCCTCTCCACAGATTCTCGGCTGGATTTAGCATCCACTCCATCGTTCACCCTACAACAGATGCACGCCGATAACCGCTACCACGATTCCCAGCAGTGCACCCAGGATCACCGGTTCTGCTCGGTCGTGCATGCGGTATCTCGTCCCCGTGAGCAAGAGGGCCATCAAATACACCAAAATCGTAACCAGCAACTGACCAATAATCAAGACCAGAGAGGTGGCGATGCAGAAAGCGAGGGAAGTGGTGATGCTGGGTTCCCAACGTGCACGATCCAATCGGTGCATCCATCCCTTGATCATGAGCGTGAGGAAAAAATCAAACGCAATAATCGCGGCAAGGCCGATGTTGAGCGGATAATGGGAGCCTTTGAAATATGCGGAGAACAGTTTATCGAGATAGGGCCAAAACACACTGACGCCGACCACCACAGCCAGACCGGCGCACAACAATACGGCGCCGGCGGCGACGTCTTTGGCTACTTTGGCCAACGGGTGGAATTCTTCGGTGACCATGTCCACGACCGACTCAACGGCAGTGTTGAACAACTCGGCCACCAACACCAGGATGATGGTGACAAACAGCAACAGCGCTTCCGCCTTGCTTAACGGCAGGTACAAACTTAACAGCAACACGCCCAGTGCACTGAGGAAGTGAACGCGCATATTGCGCTGGGTGACCAGCGTGTAGCGCAATCCTTCCAATGCATACCGAAAACTTCGGACCACTTTGCCCAACCACATAAGAGAACCCCTACCTTTTTAAGCCGACTCGCTCCAAAATCTCCTCCTGACGTGTAAACATCTCTTTTTCTTCCGCCTCCGTGCCGTGATCATACCCCAAGAGATGCAAAAAACCGTGTACCGCGAGAAATCCCAGTTCCCGTTCGAATGAGTGTCCGTACTCCGCTGCTTGCTCCTCTGTACGCGGGATGGAGATGAAAATGTCGCCCAGCGGAACCGGCTCCCCGTCCGTGGTTTCCCATTCCTCATCCGGCTCCCACAACGGAAAGGACAACACATCCGTGGGCCGGTCCACATCCCGGTATTCGCGATTGAGCCGGCGAATGGCCTCATTATCCAACAACGTGACGGACACTTCGGCCGGCGGCAATTGTTCGATCTCCGCTCCCGCCTCCAGACACCGTTCGATCCATACCAGCGCCGCACGCTGGGATTCCGTCAAATCGGTTTCCACATTGAGGTCAATAGTGATGCTCATGCCTGTTTCACCCCTTTATTCGGCCATTCGTCCGGATATTCGATGCGTGAATGGAAAATACCGTTTAAGGTTTCACACATCGAACGGGCGATCACGTCCAATTCTTTCAATGTCAGATCGCACTCGTTGAATTGACCGTCTTCCAGGCGATCTTGGATGATCTTACGCACGATCCCTTCTATGCGGGCCGGTGTCGGACGAGCCAACGAACGGACGGCCGCCTCCACGCAATCGGCAATACCGACGATGGCCGCTTCCTTAAATTGCGCTTTGGGACCCGGATAGCGGTAATCTCCTTCCAACACCTTCCCTCCGTCGCTTTGTTTCATCGCCTTGTGATAAAAGTATTTGAGCAAGGTCGTGCCGTGGTGTTGAGCCGCGATGTCCCGAATCGGTTTGGGGATGCCGTGTTCCTCCAACATCTCCACACCATCCTTGGGATGGGACAGGATGATGGTTTTGCTTAAGTTGGGCGAGATTTTGTCATGCGGATTTTCTCCCATCTGGTTTTCGATGAAAAACTGAGGGCGTTTGGTTTTTCCGATATCGTGATAATACGCACCCACACGTGCCAAGAGACCGTTGGCCCCGATGGCTTCCGCAGCCGCTTCGGACAAATTGCCGACAATGATCGAATGATGGTAGGTTCCGGGTGTTTCGATTAATAGTTTGCGCAACAGCGGATGGTTGGGATTGGACAACTCCAACAGGCGGAGCGGGGAAAGGATTTCAAAGACTGTTTCAAAATAGGGCAAAAAGCCGATCGTGAGAACAGCGGAGAACAACCCGCTGGCAAAGCCGAACCCGATGGACCAAAACCAGTCTCCCCAACCGCTTTCGATCGGCGCCAGCAAAAAAACAGCCGTGATCGGCACCAAGCTGGCCAATGACGCGATCAGCCCGGCACGCAAAATGGAAGTGCGGTTGTGAACACCGGACAATCCCCACGCACCAGCCATTCCGATCACCAAAGACACCAAGCCGTAACGGAAATCAAACAACAGGTGGCTTTCGGTGTTGAACATCACACTGGCCAAAATGGCGAACAGCACCGCACAACTCAGCGCCAAATGGATGTCCAACAGCAGAGTGATCAGCATCGTGCCAAAAGCGACGGGGGCCAAATAGCCCAACGTGCTCCATTCCAAATTTTGCCCTACCGCCACCACTCTCATCCCCGCAGCCGTCAGCAATACGATGGTGGCCAACATCAAGAGCCGTGCATTGTCCCGATGCACCTCAGGCTCGTAGCGATGTACGAACCCGTACAGCATGACCAACAGCAACAAGACAAACAAACCCAATCCCAAATGCGGCCATGGGTTTGTATAATCTTGGATCAAGCCGAGTTCCTTCAGTTTGCGGTGCTGATCGGGAGTGATCACTTCCCCGGCGGAAACGATGATCTGTCCCTTTTTGATCGGCACGGGTTCCACACTGTCCCATGCCGCTTCCCGAAGCGCCTTGGTTCTGGCTTCATCGTAAAATTCGTTGGGTACAATGCTCGCCCGAACCAATTCCCGTATGACACTGCGGGATTGGGCATTGATCGACGATGCCAACAGCTCGCGATCCACCTCGTTCCGCTTTTGCTCCAACTCGGTCTGGCGGACGCCGGATGAGAGGATGTTGCGGGCGATCTCCCGGCTCACAAAACGCATTTCCGTCAGTTGGTCGGGAGAGGTTCGGACGAGTTGAGTATAAAAGGCATCCGATAAACGATAGGGGATCAATTCCCGCACGCTTTTGATTTTCTGCTGCTCCGTCAAAGAAGTGTCGGCGACGATTCGGCGCGCGTCCGTGAAGATGCGATCCAACCGCTCAATCAAAATCCCCGTCAGCTCATCATCCCGTCGGTACTGCTTTTCAACCGCATCCGCCGCCTGTTTTCGGGCGGCTTCCGTCGCCTCCGAGTCCACTTTGGTGACAGGCGATACGATGGTTTCCGTGCTGATCGAACCCGGTGACAACTCATATTGCTTGGGCAAGACCGCGTTCATCATCATCAAGTATAGCAACACACCGACCACAAAATAGATCAACAGTCGGACGCGGACGCTGGTTTGCGTGCCAGCAGGGAGCCGTATACGTCGAAACCTTCTAGACGGAGGTTCATTGGTGGATATCATCTTTTGATCCACTCCTTCACGTTCTCCCGCTAGGCATAACGATCATAAGCATCGATGATTTTTTGCACCAACGTGTGACGGACGACATCTTCCTGCCCCAAATAGACAAACCGGATTTCCGGTACCGAACGCAACACGCGTTGTGCTTCTTTTAATCCAGATTGTTTGCCCTTGGGCAAATCAATTTGCGTAACGTCACCGGTCACGACCATTTTGGACCCGAAGCCCAACCGCGTCAAAAACATCTTCATCTGCTCGGGCGTCGTATTTTGGGCTTCATCCAAAATGACGAACGAATCCTCCAGTGTGCGCCCACGCATATACGCCAAGGGCGCCACTTCGATTAATCCGCGTTCCATCATTTTGGTCACCTGTTCCGCTCCGAGCATGGTATATAAACTGTCATACAGCGGTCGTAAATACGGGTCTACTTTTTCCTGCAGGTCTCCCGGCAAAAACCCGAGGCTTTCGCCCGCCTCCACCGCTGGCCGCGTCAGCACGATCCGCTTGACGCGATGCGACTTCAGCGCCGTCACCGCCATAACAACTGCCAAGAACGTTTTCCCCGTCCCGGCAGGACCGATACCGAAGACGATATCATGCTTCCGGATGGCGGAGACGTAATGACGTTGCCCCAACGTTTTGGCTTGAACGGACTTCCCTTTGTAGGTGACGCCGATCCGCTCGTCATACAGCTCCAGCAGTTCATCGACCATTCCCTGCCGGGCCAAACGGTGAGCGTACACGACATCCCTCTCGGTGATGGGAGTCCCCCGGCGAATCAACGTCAACAAGACGCGGAACAAATGGCCGAGCACCGCTTGTTCCTCTTGCGATCCGGTGATGACGACCTCTTCTCCGCGCGCAACGATTTTGGCAGTTGTGTTGGCCTCGATCTGCTTCAGATATGTATCATGAGGCCCGAACAAACTCAACGCTTCACCTGCATCACGCAAACGAATTTTCATGGGTTGTTGACCTTGTTGCAAATGGCTCATTCTCCTTGCAAAATCGGTTGTGGCACCGCAATGTTTTCGACTGCATTGAAGTGTATCTTCAAATAAACTTTACCATTGTCCAGTCGCTCGTGCAAAACTTTTTCCTCCAACACCCTGCCTTCTTGCCCCAGACGGGCCAGTAAATCCGCACGGGCCCGCTCCATTCCCAAGCGGACCGCTTCTTCCCTCGTCAAGGTGCGTCGCACCCATTTCATCTCCATCCGTTTCTCATTGACCCATCCGATGGGCAGACGCCAATTACGCACTCGGACAGCGTGGAATTCCTGCATGGTTTCATATCGCTCAAAGGGAACCGGATTCCACCAGAAAGAAAGCCTCAAGACACGTGAACCTATATATAAGTGGGTGGAAACATGACGTTCGCCGGTGAACACTTTTCGTTTTTGTGTGAGTGGAATGACCACTTCCGAGTCATACCACATGATCCCCAGCACTTTTCCTTTTGCCCCGACCAAGCGAAGCGATCCCTTTTCATCGGGGTTGCCGTAATAACCCGAAATCAATACCTGCCCCTTGCGCACCATATCAGAAACGCCCACCATGGGACGCCCCCGTTCCACACGCATGTCGTACACCATGGCATCCCGCTTGGCAATGAAGTTGACGGGACCACGGTCATCGTTTTGTTCTGTGGGATCCACCCGCTTTTTTTCCACAACGGTGATAATTGCCCGCGTTCCCTCCAACCGGAATCCCACCCAGGATACGTTTGGAAGATTACGGGACAATCGATACTGCACCGACTCCGTGTCAGGAAGGCGGTATTTCACCTGACCGACGTACACGCCCTCCTGCTTGGCCAACTTAAGAATCTGTTCATCCGGGATGGTCTCATTTCCTTCTACATCCACCCGCCACACGATGGAGGTCATGACAAACAGCATCGCCAAAAACAGCACGATGCCCGCCATAAAGAATTTCCTCCGCTCAATCTTGTGCAACCAAAAAGGCAATCCCTTCTTGCCGACGATACGCATGTGGATTCCCGTACGCCGCACAAGAGGCACCATACGATAAAAATCTTGGACCGCCAGGGTAAACCGTAGTCGTTTCTCATCTTCCCAACGAATATTTTTCAGTTGGATTTCGGCATTCATCGCCCGATTCAGCCACTGTGTCAAGTTGTCTCCTTTGAGTTCCACCCGTAGGTAACCGGTCATCGATCGTGGCCACTTGTGTCGCGTCACGGCTCCCTCTCCTCATTTCGCAAACTCGATCCCGTGTATGTTCCCCTCGATCCACACCTCGTCCCGATAAATGGCGCGAATCGTCAATTGCGCTCCTGTAATGCGCAGGCTTCCCTCACTCAACCGCAAACGCAGTTCCCCGTCGCTGAAATGCGTCACTTCCCGGTAATTTTCAACCGCGATTTGATGAGACCCGATCATTTGAATGCGCGGAACGTCGGACGTCACATCCGAGGGAAGATCCAGCCATTGAAAGGCTCGTTTTCGCAGCTTGCTGCTCATCTTCCGCATGGACCAGCCCTCCATCTCCTTTCTAACCCTTATGCCGTCCCAATCGATTTTATGAGGGCAAAAGTAAAAGCGATGCGTCAAGACGCACCGCCCAGATTGATAGAAAAGTCCGCAGGTCCCGATCTCCCGTCTGATGCGCGAAACAACAGATTGAGTCCCTCGACGGAAATTGCGGACCCACTCCCAAAATCGCGAGTGGTTCAATCTTTTACCATGATATGAGGGAGAAAGGTCCATCCCTGTTTGACCTCAGCTTTGTTGTTGTTGAGCCTGGCGAACCAATCGTTTCGTAATTTCCCCACCGACAGATCCGTTAGCACGGGCCGTTTCCGCTCCACCCAACGTCACGCCGAATTCTGCGGCAATCTCTTCTTTAAACTGATTGATGACCGCTCCAGCCCCCGGAACCAGCAACTTGTTGCTGCTGCGCGTGCGTGCCATGGTTTCACCCCCTTTGTCGATTAGTATGAACCGATGGGGGTGTGCCATCAGTCGCACATGTTTCCATGTCAAACAACGGCAAAGCATCCGCCTCGTCACGACAAGCATGTCAGTTCTTCACAATCAAGGAAAAACCCGACGTCATGTCGGGTGAGTTTACAAAGTGGTATAGGGAGTTTATCACTCGTTCTTCGCTCAATCGGGATAAGCTACCGTAACGTGTCTTCACCTATCCCGAGGAAGTTTACGGCTGAGCGGCCGCAATGCCCGAGGCGGACCCAGAATCTCCTGCATGATGACCGCACGGGACCAGTCCTCCCGTGCCCATTGCATCGGGGATCTCTTTTTTGTTTGCTTCGGCCTTACCCGGGGCTGCACCGCCCGCGCAGCCGACACCGCCGTAACCGGTGCTCTCCCCTTTTTTGGCTTTTTCTTCGTGGAAACCGAAGCTTCATTCGTGTGAGAAAAAGGGCGTTTCTGATCTGTTTCGGCCATACGCGGTCGGGAGAGGGAACGCCGTTGATCACCTCTCGACAGCCATCCCACCAATCGGGTCAATAGAAACAATCCGACGGCCAACAGCATCCAGCCCACACCGGTGCACCTCCCCGCAGACGTTGTCAGGCTCCGCGATTGACATCATACGAAGACCACCGAACGCTCATCAGCCCTGCTCGTCCTCTTCCGTATCGGCAGAGCGGCTGATCGATTTGCGCATCGCGGTATCCGCCATCACATTTTGTAAATGATAGTAATCCATAACCCCCAATTTTCCGGAGCGCAACGCTTCCGCCATCGCCAGTGGCACTTGTGCTTCCGCCTCCACCACTTTGGCGCGCATCTCCTCCACTCGTGCGCGCATCTCCTGCTCTTTGGCCACTGCCATCGCCCGGCGCTCCTCGGCCTTGGCTTGGGCGATCCGTTTGTCCGCTTCAGCTTGATCGGTCTGCAGTCGGGCGCCGATGTTTTCCCCGATATCCACGTCGGCAATGTCAATGGAGAGGATTTCAAAGGCCGTTCCCGCATCCAATCCCTTGCTCAGCACGGTGTTGGAGATCATGTCAGGATTTTCTAACACTTCTTTGTGGCTGTTGGCCGAACCGTTGGTGGTTACGATCCCTTCGCCGACCCGGGCGATGATCGTCTCTTCTCCAGCACCGCCGACCAAACGGTCGATATTGGCGCGGACGGTCACCCGAGCTCTCACTTTCACCTCGATTCCATCTTTGGCCACGGCGGAGACCACCGGGGTTTCAATCACCTTGGGATTGACACTCATCTGCACTGCTTCCAACACATCACGTCCTGCCAAGTCGATCGCCGCCGCCCGTTCAAACACCAA
This window contains:
- the floA gene encoding flotillin-like protein FloA (flotillin-like protein involved in membrane lipid rafts), coding for MSADVLVILLVVVGIIFLSILFTFVPVMLWISAMASGVYVGLTTLIGMRLRRIVPARIVNSLIKARKAGLDVNIVQLETHYLAGGNVDRVVDALIAAQRADIDLVFERAAAIDLAGRDVLEAVQMSVNPKVIETPVVSAVAKDGIEVKVRARVTVRANIDRLVGGAGEETIIARVGEGIVTTNGSANSHKEVLENPDMISNTVLSKGLDAGTAFEILSIDIADVDIGENIGARLQTDQAEADKRIAQAKAEERRAMAVAKEQEMRARVEEMRAKVVEAEAQVPLAMAEALRSGKLGVMDYYHLQNVMADTAMRKSISRSADTEEDEQG